In Kryptolebias marmoratus isolate JLee-2015 linkage group LG22, ASM164957v2, whole genome shotgun sequence, the sequence TTTAACTTTAGTGTCTCACAGGAAGTTAAAATTATTCAAACCAAAATCATTTCACTGCGACACTGCACGTTCAAAAACCTTAAatggctttaaaagttaataattaCACAAAGCAAACTGTCAGAAGTGCTGACTAAGTTTACCCAAAATGACCAGCAATAGTTCAGACAAACAGCATCCATCAGTGAGCGGCTGACAGCGCCAAAGAACTGCTAATTAATTGTGCAAGATGTACTTCCTTTCTGTCAGCCGCGTGTTGAAATACTCTTCCTATGCTTCTGCAGCCAATAAGAGAGCAGAGGTTCGGATACACGCACTCATTCCAGCTGGTGTGGAGAAGCAGTTCCCCTGCAGCCGTGTCATTATACGGCTTTATTACCGTTCTGAGCTCTGCAGTAATTATATTTATCATAACACGAGAAGGTCAGGGAATAGGTGGGAAAGGCTTGCGTTTTGTAGGCATTCCATAACTAAGTGGCTGCTGAAACTAGACACAGGattgaaagcagaaaacaggCGAGAGTAAATCTGCTTCCACATGGAAACTTGACCGCGTCTCATGTAGTTTATAATAAAGATGTGGCGTTCCCACAGGCCAGGCCAACCTGCAGCAGGGagagctgcttctcagcagcagAGAGCTTGGCCTCCAGCCCTTTCCTGATGTGCTCATCAGCAAGCAGACTTTCTGTCTTCTCTCCAAGCTCTTTGGTCAACTTTGCAGATTCCTGTCGCAGCTTGGCCAGCTCAGCATTTTGTCTGGGAGCAGagtgaaaaagacaaagtatAGTCAGATGGCTCACCAACAAATAATTCATGCCAGCTACTTCAAACCTCCCTCATAATCTGCTCACAATATACTGCATTTATTGCTTcatatggaaaaaacaaaacatgtcactGTCCGTCACAGTTCCTGCACTCACTTGCTCTCAGCTCGACTTGTAGCTTGGTTCAGAGCATCGCGCAGGATTGAGTTCTCCTGCTGCAGACGTGCAAGCTGAGCATTGGGACCTTTTTCCAGCTGGTCCTGCAGGCTCAGGATCTGAATTGTGAcattaataaacaaacacttgtttGCTGTGCTGCAGGCAATCCTAAATCTTTGACAataatgatatattttaaaagagagaaaccaattTCTCCAAGAAGAATGCCAACTGATTCAGCAAGGAAGGCATAAAGCGAAAATGCTGACGGAAAACCACTAATGTAACTCGTAATTAAATTGTAATGTTTACAAAACTGACCTTTGCATTGAGCCTTTGGGTCTGAGCTACATGGTCCTGGTAACTGGCCTGCATACGAGCTTGCAGAGCGATCATTTCTTGTTCCCTCTTACTCAGCTGAGAACTCAGTCTCGTCTCCACGCTGGCAACTTTGGACTTCTCAGCAGACAgctcctaaaaaaacaaaacatctacagTCAGACTCATTTAAACTCACTGTGATGCTTCTGAGACCGAAAGGCCACTTCTTTATGACAACTATCACAATAACAAGatgataaaatgtaattttttgaaGATATTGTGGCTTGAACCTTTGGTGCCACAATATTTAGTCAACACCTAGTTTAGGGCAAGAATGAGATTTGAACTCAAAGTGATACATAATGACAGCTCAGCCTTTCTTAATATGGCTGAGTAAATTatttaattcagtcaaattgAATGCTTAACTCTAGTGCCATCTTCaggacaaataataaaactgaaatcctTAAGGGAGAATTAACTCATTCAGCAAgttttcctcctctgctgccAACAAACTAAATGAACTGTGTCACTAAAACTAATAAGAACAGTAAAGACCCTTTTTGCCAACATGACTCTGCAAACAGGACAATCTGCTTTGGCATGTGAGACTCGTGTGTCCAACCTTGGTGAGGTCTCTGAGACGGTTCTTAACTGCAGAAGCATCCTCTTGTTCTGTCGCCAGCTGTTTCTCCTTCTCATCCAGCTGTTTCTTCAGCATGGCCACTGGATCTCCTTTCTGAGTGgcctaaaaaaaaccaaatcacccACACAGCAAGAATGAATGAATCTCCCTTCGAGTCATAAACCGAGGCAGTTTATAATGAGTTCCTGTACAAGGATTGCTGAGTTCGGTGTTGCATACCGTGTGCCAGGTGTCCTGAATGATGCCGATTTTCTCAGACAGGATCTCGATGAGTCTGTGTGCCTCGCCCTCGCTGAACATCATGCTGCTGATGGTGGAAACCAGAGCCTTATAGGGCAGATACAGCGGAGCATCAGCGGAGTCCACCACCGccactgcagagaaaaaacacacCAAGCAAAAAACGGGAGAATAAGTTAAGAGatttattgattaaaacaaagtcaGGCATTTCTTTTCAAGTTTTGGACCATCATACTTGAGGAAAAGGATAACATTGAGATTTGTCCTTTGTGTCTGGGACCCTGGGCAGTTTCGGACGGCAAAAGGATGGGGCATTGTGGCACCAGGCGGAGACAGCCaacccctcctctcccctcatTGTCAGAGGCACTGAAAAGCTTTGTGAGCTAACCAAACAGGCCAGCAGTGTTTGGACAAGCCGGTGCGCTCTATGCCCTCCAGAAGTGAGTGCCAGACATTACCTACCACTGGCCTTGGTACTACGGGTACGCAGCTGGAAGATCATCACTACTGACAGGTCGTTTCGGCTTCACTTTCAAACTAAGTTTATGCAACGACGCAGGCATGCGTCCTCtctaaactacaaaacaaacacagaatcaCTGTTGTGGCTAATACAGTTCCTTGTTTGACAACCACTTCCTTAAGTTCAAAGCAGAGAGCCAATTTCAGCAACAACAGCCATATTGCGTTGTTTGAGGAAGATATCAAAGAATGAAATTAgatataaattaaacatttcctAAATTAAATGGTGACATAATGGTCCTACCTGCACAACTCTCTATTTCAcctgagagattttgctaattACATCATTTCAAATATCTTAAAATTTCCAATTTTAACCCCcaagcaacaaaaataagataaaaacaacatgaagtaGATCGATCCTATCTGCTTACCAGGCTCTGTCTTTTTCTTGGAAGCCTTCTTCTTGGGCTCCTGTGGTTTTGTTGCAGCAGCAGGAGTCTGCTGAGATCCCACAGGGGGCACAGCCATCACTGGGACATCTTTGGTGACGGCCTCCAGCACCGGGGCAGTCTTGGATGGAGCTGGTGCAGACTTGGTTGGGGCTGCAGCCGACTTGCTCGGTGAGGGAGCGGATTTGGTTGTGGCGGGGGCAGATTTGACTGATGCGGGGGCGGTGGACGCTGCAGATTTGGCTTGGGCAGGGGTGGACTTGGTTGATGCGGGGACTGAAGCAGGGGTGGACTTGGTTGATGCGGGGGCAGGAGATGGAGCAGGAGCAGACTTGGCTGAAGTAGCGGCAGATTTAGCTGATGCAGGCGCAGGCTTGGCTGGGGTTGGTGCAGAAGAGGAGGCGGCCACTTTGCTTTGAGCAGACACAGGATTCTGGGTCatgagaggagctgcagaggactTCACTGGTGcaggagcagaaacaacagGAGCGGACTGAGCTGAGGCTGGCTCAACCTTCGCcaccttctttttctttttctctttgggTGAGGGCACTGGTAAGGCCTCTGCGACAGAGGCAGGTTCAGCCCCAGATTTGGGATGGGTCTCTGCAGCTGGTTTAACCTCAACAGCAGGGGCCGGCtcaggaacaggaggagcagcaaagacagctgtagcagcagcaggCTCTGAGACTACATCGGCTTCAGAGTCAGCTTCAGCAGCCTCTTCAGCCTTCTCCTGTTCTGGGATTTTTCCATTGGGCttgtcttctttcttcttcccacGGCTCTTTTTCTCAGAcactttgtcctttttctttttgtcagcgCGGACAGACTGCATCTTACCCAACTCCATGCGTTGTTTAGCCAGGGCCTCCTCATAGGAGGTCTCCTTCATGGAGAAGGTGGAGACGAGGGCGATCCCGAGAGCGGAGATCACCATGAATCCACCAAATACCATTATCCCAAGGGTCTGGGGGTCGTAGATGTCCATTGTAGGAGTTCAGTATATCTAAGAAGAAAATAGGGGATTTTATCAACATgataacaaacattaaaacagctacaaacacaGATTTGCAATTTCTAAAAAGAGGCAATAAAGTTTAGACCAaaccaagacaaaaaacaacaaacgtggctgttttaaaaaagcagcaaataaaagaataattacatttaaagaacaaacattgCTGTTATTCTTAACAACCTCAAGGTGGTGCTATTATCGCCACAAGTTTAGCTGAAAGCTTGCCACATAATACAGACCGGTTTGTCAGATTTACTGTATGTGAAAGAATGTGGAAGCTCATGACTGACATACATTTGTTGAGTTAAAATTAAATAGCTAAATTACCCCCCATCATATGTTATATAGGTTCAGAAGTAACGTTAGGATCATGACGGAGTAGGGCTGAGGTGTGGGTCATTACTTAACACTTTTTGGTTATATTTCCACATTAAAAATCAGAGAATTAGATAGCCaatgttccttttttaatgcagttttgcTCATTAGCAAAAAAGAGCCACAACTTGACGCGTTAACGTACACAGTTTTGAAACCAGAAGTCTCTCTGCGACCTGTAATTGTAAACTCAAGAGTATTTAAGAACTGAAACCCCTACAGGCACGGAAAAATGGTTACAGGCGAAAAGtcagggaaagaaaagaaaaagcacgcAAAGTAACAGCCAACATTTTTAGAGGTTGGATGGTTGTTGGCATTAATTTCCTGCCCCCCCCNAAAACCTTTAAGGGATTCTGTCACAAACTAAATGTTCGCCTGAAGGGCAGGAAAGGCTGCCTGGAAGTAGATGACAGTTTTAGAGATTAAAAACACCCCTTTAACTTTAATCCAGCCGCCATATCAGCTTTTATCTGTGTTTATAATTAGagaaaatagaaacagaaaagtggtATTCAAAAAAAGATCACGGTGGTAACCGACATGGGAGCGTTTTAGAGCAAAATAACTATGGCATTTTAGTGTAAACAAGAGTCCAGAGTCCTTGCTCATTGCAGGATCTAAAAGTAAgaagtgcatttaaaaaaaaaaaaaaagtttgtactGCCTCCTGATCTGTGGTGTCACACGTCAGTGCATCCCTACCCACAATatggcctttaaaaaaaaactccaaaatgaTCTCAGGCTTCACAAAACTGAACTTTACAATTGAATTACAGCTTTTATCAACTCCAAAATCTAAAATATCCGACTTTAAATGAAGGATATTTCTTCTGTCGGAGGAAGAAGTGATTAAAATAGTCTTCAGCTGGTGTTCAAATCCCATTAACCTCGGTTCCAGacttactaaaataaataagtcacttattttttcatcttttcaaacaaaaaaagcatcgTTTTTAACAAACTCCTTTACTATTTATTGAAGCTAACTGCAGACCACATATTTTTAAGGCTTCCTGCCTAAAAATTACCTTACAAATACTAAACTTAAtgtgcataaaaataacaaactaatGAGAAATGTATGTCTTAACTAATCACTTGAAAACTAGCTATGACgctaacacatttttttttaatcaatgaatTTCGCTAATGTCCTGCATTCCAACTTTGTTTACGCCATAAAACTGCGCTGCAATAAAACTGGGAATTAATAAATAACCAGGGAACAAGTCTAAAATAACTGCAGCCAACTTTAATCTGGATTATATCCGAAAAAGTAGTTATTTCGTGGGCTAGCAGCTGATAGCTTTTCGAGCTAGCTAACCCTGGCTTCAATGAATAAAATTTTCCAAGAATCCCACTTACTGCGCTCGTGATAAAGCTACGTCTGCTCGCTTCAGAAAGGAAATGActcagggcaaaaaaaaaagcttgctgTTGGAAATGAAGCGACTTCTCTACAAAGCTGCCTATATATCCAGGAGTCTGGCTAACTTGctttatctttttctctttttttacctcTGTTCCCCCCCTTCACTCCGCTGGATCCCTGGTCTGCTATGAAGTCGTGGCACTTCGAGCTGGCTAGACGCGCTGGCCCCGTGCCCCTCACAGCTACCATAAACCCAGcggctctctgattggctgggaCGAGTTCAAACCAGAAGTGGGCTTTCTGGGAGTTGTAGTCTTTCGAGTGGTTACGCTTTCGGTGAAACAAAAGAGGTTTGTTTCGAGCTAAGAACGACTTACACTGAAAATGCGTGGCCAAATGTGcttattttatacaaaacattttgtttaacacATAGCAGCAGGGTTGGAAACGACTTCGATGCCTGCAAAACTCTTTCCTGTAACATTAAGTGAACATCATATTCCACAATATATTACATGCTAAAGAGTATAAATACATGtattagttttgtttaactTATCCTCAAAGCTGCAAACTTTGTGAGAAACTTGCCAACATATAATCCTGTTTAATGACATATTGATTTGAAATTATCTACATTTCCTAAAAGTTAGTTTTGTGTAGTATTTTAACGTATTTGTATGTATTGGATAACAATGAATAAATCTGAGACaatctgttttcacttcaaatgACATCTTCTGCATTaatatttttgctgctttgctgTAAAAGTGTGTTAAACTTGACTGCCTGTAGTCAGACTTGCCAAATGAGTCTTATTAGAAGAAAACCACGACAAAGAAGATGCAAAACTGTTCAAATCTTCTACCAAGCATTAATAGGAAAACACGTCTGCTTCGGCATCTTGTTCTTAGTttccaaatcctcacagaacgttgctgaaagaaaagaaaaggtttatgCAAGATGTTTGCGcgtttttcctctctttttgaaaaatgttgcagtcaatcaactttattacatattcttttaaaaaccaacTGTGTTTCTTGCTTTCATAATATCATGTATTTCCAGGGCATGTTTGACTATAGTTTTTACTCTTACCAATGAAATATTGggtttatgttatttattaatCATTGTATTGTTTTGATAGTGAGTGACTTACAGGGCAGGATGCCTCGATGTAGAAAAGTGTCTGATTTACAAAACTTTGGCCTTTTTGAGCTTTTTGCATTAATAAGAAAATGCCTCCAGAAGATAACACAGACtcttgtttaaatttttctCATGTTCAGCCCCTTGTGGTCACAGCTTCAGTGttgaagcctgttttttttcaccatgaAAGTGAAAAAGTGGAAAGGTAAcagtaaaaatctgtttctgtgtgcaaATTTTACTCGACAAGCTCAGATGATTTTGGTAAAGCCAGTAAGCCCTGCAGGTGCACCTTTTGTTTAACAGAGGCCCCTGAGGGGACACGGTTTCTGTCTGACGCAGCTTTCATGCTTCATGCCTGCAGGTCCTGCTTCAAAGCTTCTGCACTTATCTTGACTTGTCAGTCGGCTGGAGTGGATTGGTGAGATGAGTCAGGTGCTTTTACAGGCTCTGTTAGTGATGACATTCAGCTCACTTTAACCATCAACCAAATCTGAGTGGTCACAAGCTCAGGATAAATTTTGTACAATGCCATGACACAGCAGAATCATGGGCAGGTTACTTCTTTAttgagtgaatgctgagtcaggaTTCAGAATAagcttttcctgtttatagtttcttctgtatggTTTCTGGAGTCGATCTACATCAGCATGTTTTCGACGTTTAATTGAACTTATTTATTCGAAAAGGGACAAGCACATTACTGaacatcagaaataaaaacatgtaaaaatgcaGGAGTCAGCAGgattgttcatttttatatgTGGTTCTTCAGTAGAAAACATATGGCAATTAAAAgtgaatacaaaaaatacatacaatAATCGAATGATGCAATAAGGTTAAAAAATGAGTGGTATAAAATACAGAGTACAAAGTGCAATTATTCCAATAAAAATTGTAGATTCAACACACGCTTGCTAGCTTCCTATGATGGGCTAGTATTTctagcttttatactttttgaaatatttgactttatttacattttttcctcatGGAAATGCATAAAGAACTTCAGCCTACATTTGTTAACTTTAGCAttctgttttgctggttttagctttcagctactgtttttttaattgtattttttttctttgtttttatagtttcagtTCTGATTCTTTTAACTTTGATAAATAGTTTCAGCAAACACATTGAGCTCTCAGTAGTCTAGTTCATTTAACGTGATGAACTTCCTGTACGCATCCTCAAACCCTGAACCTGACTTTCTGAGACAGCTGCGAGTGAAATTAAGGAATCTGATGTTATTAAAAGGGTATGGATCATATAGATGATCTAGTGGAAAATTGTTGCTCATTCCAGTGCATTAGAAATAACAACAGTGTGATGACAGAACATCACAAAGACTTGatttaaaactgatattttccATTTTGTACTGATGCACTCAAGCTGCGCTGAAGCAAGTTAAACTCTGATTCAGTAAAAAGACTCGTCAGATTAAAAGTGACAGCTCAGTTGATTCCTGGGCTTCAAGCACGGTCCAAAAACAGGCCTTGCTCTTTGGATTCAGTGTAGAAGTAGCTCTTTGAAGTTGTGCTTCTAAATGCTGTTtgttctgactgcagctggcaAACTAATCTGTTTGCACTGATAACTTGTCAGCAGCTCATTGGCTGCAATCTGCCgttttatccaatcagcgaACGGACAAAACCCTGCAGGTCACAGTGACTGCATGACTGGGGTCATTACTATTGACAAATCTGTCACAAACTTTACCTCTGTGCATGATACTTACAACTTCCTTTTACCATATATGTGCTACCAAAATGTAAGCCCCGGTATCATAAATTTAccataaaaatgaataaatatttccttttattgCTATTTTCTCCTGCTAAATTTTACGACTTTTCATAATTAAAGATATGCTAACACAATAAGAAGTGGAAGTTTAATCTAgtagataaaaacatttagtttatcAAGGGCAGTAGCTGTTCACCAGGGAGGGCATGCTGTTTGTGCAGTTTGGTGAGGATTCCCATGAGATCCTTGGCATTTCCTCAGTGTTTACCTAATACACCACACTGTCCCATTCCAGGATTCACAGTGGTCAATGGATTTAACACAAGCATGCACACAGCTGTGTTTAGAGGGTCAACATGGTGAAACTGTAGTGGGAAAAGGATATCCTGGATAGTTGGATATGGACACCTGGTGGCTCAATGGGATGTCTTCAAAAATACAGACTCTGTGGATTATTGGTTACATTTACCCATGAAACCTCATGTCTTAGAGACCTGAAAAAACCTGAATGAattaattttcagcttttaaattcaGGTGAGGTTGTGGTTTTAGGACTTGACTAACTCAGAAACAAACTTTGTGGCCTTTCAGTTACTCTGGTTGGCATTAATGTCAGTTCTAACATAAAGAACCATGGTGTGATGACTTTAACAgccacattaaaaatattaccagGCTTTCTTTCACTTGCATATTATTACTAAAACTAGAAACATCTCGTCTCAAAACGATGCAGAAAACTGGTCACTTCTAGGCTGGATTATTATTGCAAATCTTTATTAAGATGTTagaaaaactttgtaaaaagtCGTtatttgatccaaaatgctgctgcgaGTTAAGAGAtcaagttttatttcaagtttacCTTTTCTCCATCGGCTCCTTGGAaaattcagaacagaatttaaaatcttatttctaaaacacaaaagtcTAAACAACCGAGCTCCAGCTTATTTTAAAGAACTCGTTGTTCcacattttcctaacagagaGCTCGTCGCTCTCTGGCTGCAGGTTTATCTGTGGTttctagagtttctaaaatgagaagcagagctttcagcttTCAGATATCAGGCTTCTCTCTTCTGGAgcaaacttccagtttctgtccgtgaggctgacaccttGTCTACCTTTAAA encodes:
- the rrbp1a gene encoding ribosome-binding protein 1a isoform X1, with translation MDIYDPQTLGIMVFGGFMVISALGIALVSTFSMKETSYEEALAKQRMELGKMQSVRADKKKKDKVSEKKSRGKKKEDKPNGKIPEQEKAEEAAEADSEADVVSEPAAATAVFAAPPVPEPAPAVEVKPAAETHPKSGAEPASVAEALPVPSPKEKKKKKVAKVEPASAQSAPVVSAPAPVKSSAAPLMTQNPVSAQSKVAASSSAPTPAKPAPASAKSAATSAKSAPAPSPAPASTKSTPASVPASTKSTPAQAKSAASTAPASVKSAPATTKSAPSPSKSAAAPTKSAPAPSKTAPVLEAVTKDVPVMAVPPVGSQQTPAAATKPQEPKKKASKKKTEPVAVVDSADAPLYLPYKALVSTISSMMFSEGEAHRLIEILSEKIGIIQDTWHTATQKGDPVAMLKKQLDEKEKQLATEQEDASAVKNRLRDLTKELSAEKSKVASVETRLSSQLSKREQEMIALQARMQASYQDHVAQTQRLNAKILSLQDQLEKGPNAQLARLQQENSILRDALNQATSRAESKQNAELAKLRQESAKLTKELGEKTESLLADEHIRKGLEAKLSAAEKQLSLLQASHAESEQSLQKRLEEVCEELRTTQTRNSGLQATLEKVQQDSGSLSEYQVRAERLEAEIGERSARVDALTSQLEETRAEKSQLEQRVASINSLLEASQSKKEEENNQQVNAAEVEHLKLCVQEKDKQLNALHEEVKQLQTKQGAGESTITELEQRNKSEDASIITSLQDELKTLKEEMVQLKNTPSDSSAELTLLQSSLAEKDALVTLLQEELREAKEKVATDANGLAQLAAFQTETKEILQSLFPQIPVETEQYNWLQAFTQKAQESLSQQSQESQSSMQLSELVVKLKEAEESHGSLQAECEQYRTVLAETEGMLKHLQKSVEEEELVWKSKMANSEEQLNEALQKVSKLEAENQSVEQLKEQMMLLEAQLEKQTDNLVTSEEVEQLKLQLSESRSQLDVAQKEAQAHKEELEQVREQLGEITKRTQAEQNGPAEAEPSQVQNELSQTAEKLHGEAAQRQQLSEEFEQAQKTVVDLQAQLDLLKASAESPQSDTEDVAQLKERLDKEKKLSSDLGQAATKLQQLLKATQEQLTKERETVRTLQEHLEIKGEYVELKEGTSV
- the rrbp1a gene encoding ribosome-binding protein 1a isoform X2, translating into MDIYDPQTLGIMVFGGFMVISALGIALVSTFSMKETSYEEALAKQRMELGKMQSVRADKKKKDKVSEKKSRGKKKEDKPNGKIPEQEKAEEAAEADSEADVVSEPAAATAVFAAPPVPEPAPAVEVKPAAETHPKSGAEPASVAEALPVPSPKEKKKKKVAKVEPASAQSAPVVSAPAPVKSSAAPLMTQNPVSAQSKVAASSSAPTPAKPAPASAKSAATSAKSAPAPSPAPASTKSTPASVPASTKSTPAQAKSAASTAPASVKSAPATTKSAPSPSKSAAAPTKSAPAPSKTAPVLEAVTKDVPVMAVPPVGSQQTPAAATKPQEPKKKASKKKTEPVAVVDSADAPLYLPYKALVSTISSMMFSEGEAHRLIEILSEKIGIIQDTWHTATQKGDPVAMLKKQLDEKEKQLATEQEDASAVKNRLRDLTKELSAEKSKVASVETRLSSQLSKREQEMIALQARMQASYQDHVAQTQRLNAKILSLQDQLEKGPNAQLARLQQENSILRDALNQATSRAESKQNAELAKLRQESAKLTKELGEKTESLLADEHIRKGLEAKLSAAEKQLSLLQASHAESEQSLQKRLEEVCEELRTTQTRNSGLQATLEKVQQDSGSLSEYQVRAERLEAEIGERSARVDALTSQLEETRAEKSQLEQRVASINSLLEASQSKKEEENNQVNAAEVEHLKLCVQEKDKQLNALHEEVKQLQTKQGAGESTITELEQRNKSEDASIITSLQDELKTLKEEMVQLKNTPSDSSAELTLLQSSLAEKDALVTLLQEELREAKEKVATDANGLAQLAAFQTETKEILQSLFPQIPVETEQYNWLQAFTQKAQESLSQQSQESQSSMQLSELVVKLKEAEESHGSLQAECEQYRTVLAETEGMLKHLQKSVEEEELVWKSKMANSEEQLNEALQKVSKLEAENQSVEQLKEQMMLLEAQLEKQTDNLVTSEEVEQLKLQLSESRSQLDVAQKEAQAHKEELEQVREQLGEITKRTQAEQNGPAEAEPSQVQNELSQTAEKLHGEAAQRQQLSEEFEQAQKTVVDLQAQLDLLKASAESPQSDTEDVAQLKERLDKEKKLSSDLGQAATKLQQLLKATQEQLTKERETVRTLQEHLEIKGEYVELKEGTSV
- the rrbp1a gene encoding ribosome-binding protein 1a isoform X3, translating into MDIYDPQTLGIMVFGGFMVISALGIALVSTFSMKETSYEEALAKQRMELGKMQSVRADKKKKDKVSEKKSRGKKKEDKPNGKIPEQEKAEEAAEADSEADVVSEPAAATAVFAAPPVPEPAPAVEVKPAAETHPKSGAEPASVAEALPVPSPKEKKKKKVAKVEPASAQSAPVVSAPAPVKSSAAPLMTQNPVSAQSKVAASSSAPTPAKPAPASAKSAATSAKSAPAPSPAPASTKSTPASVPASTKSTPAQAKSAASTAPASVKSAPATTKSAPSPSKSAAAPTKSAPAPSKTAPVLEAVTKDVPVMAVPPVGSQQTPAAATKPQEPKKKASKKKTEPVAVVDSADAPLYLPYKALVSTISSMMFSEGEAHRLIEILSEKIGIIQDTWHTATQKGDPVAMLKKQLDEKEKQLATEQEDASAVKNRLRDLTKELSAEKSKVASVETRLSSQLSKREQEMIALQARMQASYQDHVAQTQRLNAKILSLQDQLEKGPNAQLARLQQENSILRDALNQATSRAESKQNAELAKLRQESAKLTKELGEKTESLLADEHIRKGLEAKLSAAEKQLSLLQASHAESEQSLQKRLEEVCEELRTTQTRNSGLQATLEKVQQDSGSLSEYQVRAERLEAEIGERSARVDALTSQLEETRAEKSQLEQRVASINSLLEASQSKKEEENNQQVNAAEVEHLKLCVQEKDKQLNALHEEVKQLQTKQGAGESTITELEQRNKSEDASIITSLQDELKTLKEEMVQLKNTPSDSSAELTLLQSSLAEKDALVTLLQEELREAKEKVATDANGLAQLAAFQTETKEILQSLFPQIPVETEQYNWLQAFTQKAQESLSQQSQESQSSMQLSELVVKLKEAEESHGSLQAECEQYRTVLAETEGMLKHLQKSVEEEELVWKSKMANSEEQLNEALQKVSKLEAENQSVEQLKEQMMLLEAQLEKQTDNLVTSEEVEQLKLQLSESRSQLDVAQKEAQAHKEELEQVQNELSQTAEKLHGEAAQRQQLSEEFEQAQKTVVDLQAQLDLLKASAESPQSDTEDVAQLKERLDKEKKLSSDLGQAATKLQQLLKATQEQLTKERETVRTLQEHLEIKGEYVELKEGTSV